A stretch of DNA from Hydrogenophaga sp. SL48:
GGGGCCACGCGCACTACCTGGCGCACACGCACAGCGCGGGCACGCTGCGCCAGCGCCTGGGGACCGACATCACCCTGCAGACGCTGGACTACGGCGAGGTGATTGAACACCACGGCGTGCGGCTCTCGCTGCACCCCGCCGGGCATGTGCTGGGCTCGGCCCAGGTGCGGCTGGAGCACGGCGGCAGGGTCTGGGTCGCGTCGGGCGACTACAAGACCGAGGCCGACGGCACCTGCGCGCCCTTCGAGCCGGTGCGCTGCGACACCTTCATCACCGAATCCACCTTCGGCCTGCCCATCTACCGCTGGCCCACGCAGGCGGTGCTGTTCGACGACATCAACGCCTGGTGGCGCCGCAACGCCGACGAGGGCCGTGCCTCGGTGCTGCTGTGTTACGCCTTCGGCAAGGCGCAGCGGCTGCTGCATGGCGTGGACGCCAGCATCGGCCCCATCGTCGTGCACGGGGCGGTGGAGCCGCTCAATGCGGTGTACCGCGCAGCCGGCGTCGAGTTGCCGCCCACCCACCGCGTGACCGAACTCGACAAGACCGCGCTGCAGCGCGCGCTGGTGCTCGCCCCACCCTCGGCCCAGGGCACGCCGTGGATGAAGCGCTTCGGCGCTGACGCGGTGGACGCGTTCGCGAGCGGCTGGATGCTGGTGCGCGGCACGCGGCGGCGACGCGGCGTGGACCGGGGCTTCGTCATGTCCGACCACGCCGACTGGCCGGGGCTGATGAGCGCCATCAAGGCAACCGGCGCCGAACACA
This window harbors:
- a CDS encoding ligase-associated DNA damage response exonuclease, producing the protein MVLLNDPDLIVARPEGLYCPAGDFFIDPWRPVQRAVITHGHSDHARWGHAHYLAHTHSAGTLRQRLGTDITLQTLDYGEVIEHHGVRLSLHPAGHVLGSAQVRLEHGGRVWVASGDYKTEADGTCAPFEPVRCDTFITESTFGLPIYRWPTQAVLFDDINAWWRRNADEGRASVLLCYAFGKAQRLLHGVDASIGPIVVHGAVEPLNAVYRAAGVELPPTHRVTELDKTALQRALVLAPPSAQGTPWMKRFGADAVDAFASGWMLVRGTRRRRGVDRGFVMSDHADWPGLMSAIKATGAEHIRVTHGSVPVLVRWLTEQGLDAQAFETEYGAEDAADAPTSVRPESFGGAQDRPVEGSPDAVPVRPEPVEGPASEGLRQAQPERFSERANKDQRHRAEGGEPVDGSDTP